The following coding sequences lie in one Hippoglossus hippoglossus isolate fHipHip1 chromosome 14, fHipHip1.pri, whole genome shotgun sequence genomic window:
- the vps51 gene encoding vacuolar protein sorting-associated protein 51 homolog — translation MDGGTAAESEDGGPDKRRRVHGMLKLYYGLNEEGKAEDEMESLDPCDINGPHFDPEHYLNKLRRECSLAELMDQETCMVKQIRSLDSDMQTLVYENYNKFISATDTIRKMKNDFKKMEDEMDCLSANMAAITEFSASISGTLQDQHTQITKLSGVHTLLRKLQFLFELPARLNKCLELQAYAQAVSSHRRARCVLHQYSHLPSFKGIQDDCHAIMDKLAQELRQKFRDGGSSAKDLSQCVELLLQLDEPAEELCDKFLSHARSRLESDLQGLEAEIRPYSSASAVKDASARWPSSAAGAGSPDDKSPKMRALSSPTSNTDILEFIDRGCNEFVSSLCLLITSYQELFVNHAQTGELASKNIPQMANGKLNAFVDDLAARYFSLVERRIQEEKGVGDNSLLVRALDRFHRRLQAVSKLLPGSSVPNKGTEIVIRAATERVKQYLSALQSFYLDSLTDVRQALATPRLSVASASVTGGGAHHGGPASGRDAPTSLPELLSSLSASILNQIKSVLASVHLFTAKDIAFSNKPYFKGEFCSRGVRESLVVNFIKFICQSSRQFCESAGDKGGSTPPALLLLLSRLCLDYETSTISYILTLTDEQFLVQHHSPVTQVTTLCGEAREAAQKLLNHYVKVQGLIISQMLRKSVETRDWVNTIEPRNVRAVMKRVVEDTTSIDVQVGLLYEEGVRKAHSSDSSKRTFSVYSSSRQQTRYAASYTPSAPMDTNLLSNIHKLFSERIDIFSSVEFNKVSVMTGIIKISLKTFLECVRLRTFGRYGLQQIQVDCHYLQMYLWRFVSDENLVHFLLDEIVGSSAHRCLDPAPMEQSVIEVICERG, via the exons ATGGACGGCGGCACGGCGGCGGAGTCGGAGGACGGTGGCCCCGACAAGAGGCGCAGGGTGCACGGCATGCTGAAGCTCTACTACGGCCTGAACGAGGAGGGGAAGGCCGAGGACGAGATGGAGTCCCTGGATCCCTGCGACATCAACGGGCCTCATTTTGACCCCGAGCACTACCTGAACAAG CTCAGAAGAGAGTGCTCTCTTGCCGAGCTGATGGACCAGGAGACCTGCATGGTGAAGCAGATCCGCTCTTTGGACAGTGACATGCAGACGCTGGTGTATGAAAACTACAACAAGTTTATATCTGCTACCG ATACCATACGAAAGATGAAGAATGACTTCAAAAAGATGGAAGATGAAATGGACTGTCTCTCTGCTAACATGGCAGCAATCACAGAGTTCAGTGCTTCTATCAGTGGTACCCTACAGGACCAGCACACACAGATTACAAAACTGTCAG GGGTTCACACTCTGTTGAGGAAGCTGCAGTTTCTGTTTGAACTGCCGGCTCGATTGAACAAGTGTCTGGAGCTGCAGGCCTATGCTCAGGCAGTGAGCTCCCACCGCCGCGCCCGCTGTGTGCTGCATCAGTACAGCCACCTGCCCTCCTTCAAGGGGATTCAGGATGACTGTCACGCCATCATGGACAAACTGGCGCAGGAGCTTCGACAGAAGTTCAG GGACGGTGGATCAAGCGCCAAAGATTTATCACAgtgtgtggagctgctgctaCAGTTGGACGAGCCAGCTGAGGAGCTCTGTGATAAATTCCTGAGCCATGCACGATCTCGACTCGAGTCGGACCTTCAGGGCCTGGAAGCAGAGATAAGACCATACTCCTCTGCCTCAGCTGTGAAAGATGCTTCAGCGCGCTGGCCATCATCGGCTGCAGGGGCCGGATCTCCAGATGATAAGTCACCTAAAATGAGAGCCCTATCTTCTCCCACCTCAAACACTGACATCCTGGAATTCATTGACAGAGGCTGCAATGAATTTGTCAGCAGCTTATGTTTGTTAATTACATCGTATCAAGAACTTTTTGTCAACCACGCTCAGACAGGAGAGCTAGCATCTAAAAATATCCCCCAGATGGCAAATGGCAAGCTGAATGCCTTTGTGGATGACCTGGCAGCTCGGTATTTCTCCCTTGTCGAGCGGAGGATACAAGAGGAGAAAGGAGTTGGAGATAACTCCCTCCTGGTCCGTGCACTTGACCGCTTCCACCGCAGACTTCAGGCTGTGTCCAAACTGCTGCCGGGCTCTTCTGTGCCAAACAAGGGGACTGAGATTGTGATTCGGGCGGCGACGGAGCGAGTCAAGCAGTACCTCTCTGCCCTGCAGAGCTTCTATCTGGACAGCTTGACAGATGTGAGGCAGGCTTTGGCAACACCGCGTCTCTCTGTGGCTAGCGCTTCAGTGACTGGAGGCGGAGCTCATCATGGGGGGCCGGCATCTGGTAGAGATGCTCCAACCAGCCTGCCggagctgctctcctccctctcagcctCTATTCTCAATCAGATTAAATCAGTGCTGGCATCAGTGCATCTCTTCACAGCTAAGGACATTGCATTCTCCAACAAGCCTTACTTCAAG GGTGAATTCTGTAGTCGTGGTGTTCGTGAGAGCCTGGTGGTGAAttttataaagtttatttgCCAGTCTTCTCGCCAGTTCTGTGAGAGCGCAGGAGACAAAGGGGGTTCAACTCCTCCggccctcctgctgctgctgtctcgCCTCTGCTTGGACTATGAAACCTCGACCATCTCCTACATACTCACGCTCACAGACGAACAGTTCCTCGTGCAG CATCACAGTCCTGTAACACAGGTCACAACTTTATGTGGAGAAGCCAGGGAGGCCGCACAGAAGCTACTGAACCATTATGTCAAG GTTCAGGGCCTGATTATCTCCCAGATGCTAAGAAAGAGTGTTGAAACACGAGATTGGGTGAACACCATCGAGCCTAGAAATGTCCGCGCCGTGATGAAGAGAGTAGTAGAGGACACCACCTCAATTGATGTGCAG GTCGGGCTTTTATACGAGGAAGGTGTGAGGAAGGCACACAGCAGCGACTCCAGCAAAAGGACTTTCTCTGTTTACAGTAGCTCGAGGCAGCAAACGCGCTATGCGGCCAGCTACACTCCAAG CGCTCCTATGGATACCAATCTGCTGAGCAACATCCACAAGCTGTTTTCTGAGAGGATCGACATCTTCAGTTCAGTGGAGTTCAACAAG GTCTCTGTGATGACGGGAATCATCAAAATCAGCTTAAAGACGTTCCTGGAGTGCGTCCGCCTGCGCACGTTTGGCCGCTACGGGCTGCAGCAGATCCAGGTCGACTGCCACTACCTGCAGATGTACTTGTGGCGCTTTGTCTCCGACGAGAACCTGGTGCACTTCCTGCTGGATGAGATAGTGGGCAGCTCCGCTCACCGCTGCCTGGATCCCGCCCCGATGGAGCAGAGTGTGATCGAAGTCATCTGTGAACGAGGTTGA